CACCCTTCGGCAGCATCGGGACCTCGGCCCGGTCACCGACGCCGTCACCCGGTACCTCGACGGTGACCTGACCGCGATCGACGCGGTGCCGGTCGAGCAGTACACCGACGGGGTGTTCCTGGCCCACGCCTGGCAGGTGCTGCGGGAGGTGAAGCCGGGTGAGCCGGTCACCTACACCGCGTACGCGGGACTGGCCGGACGCCCGGCCGCGATCCGCGCCGCCGCAGCGGCCTGTGCCCGTAATGCCGCTGCCCTCTTCGTCCCGTGTCACCGGGTGCTGCGCACCGACGGGACGCTGGGCGGATACCGCTGGGGACTGCCGGTGAAGGAGTGGCTGCTGGCGCACGAGGGAGGCCGTTGAGGCGCGGGCCCGACCCGCTCGCCGCGAGCCGCGCCAGTGCTGACGGCCGGCTGGCGGAAGGGGCCCGGGCGGCGGAACAGCAGGCGGTGGTTCTCGATGACCGCGATCGCCCCATCCTGACAGCCGGAGTGGCTGCCCGCAGCCCCGGACGCTCCCCTGTGGACAACCGTCCGACAGGGCAACATAGCTGACAACAAACCGACACCGGTGACCCGGCGTTTGCCGCTACCGTCGGGTAGTGGCTGCGGGGAGCGACGGCGGCCCGACCGACCGGGGTGAGGTCGGACGACATCCGCTGCGGAACCTGTGGCGGCTGCGCCGCTACCTGCGCCCACACGCCACCGAGTTCGCCTGGCTGATGCTGGCCGGGCTCGCCGCCACCGGCGCGGGCATCGCCGTGC
Above is a window of Verrucosispora sp. NA02020 DNA encoding:
- a CDS encoding methylated-DNA--[protein]-cysteine S-methyltransferase; translation: MNPTLEKSVNPTSQSPADPTVDYATVNTPAGPLTILTGPDGAVRSAGFTADPALLLPLIHPRLRGTLRQHRDLGPVTDAVTRYLDGDLTAIDAVPVEQYTDGVFLAHAWQVLREVKPGEPVTYTAYAGLAGRPAAIRAAAAACARNAAALFVPCHRVLRTDGTLGGYRWGLPVKEWLLAHEGGR